Genomic DNA from Cucumis melo cultivar AY chromosome 10, USDA_Cmelo_AY_1.0, whole genome shotgun sequence:
GAAATAGAACGTAGAACTCATTTCAATTTATTAAAGAACGATTGTTTTTTTTGATAcgattatattaaaaaattatgtgAGACTCGTTActtttatggttttttttttacggataaaattattgtaatattataaaatctatgaattttcaaataataaacaTGAGCAACCAAAATGATACCGATCAACCAAATAAAATGTTGGATGAATTCCATAAGAAAATTTTAGTTAGTTCTCCACTATATCCCATTGGATCGATTCCCTTGTAGGTGTTTGGTGAAATATAATGGATTCCAACTTCTAATTTCAGTTAAAATCATATACTAATTAATTCATCCTTTTAATCAACATGCAATTTCATTATCAATGGTGAAGAtttatttgaattaaattaaaaaaaaaattacgaaacattaagcttttaaatactATTTTCTAAATTGACATATAATTACTGATTAAAAATACTACTTTATAAATTTggaaatatgtaattttttttaaacatgaAAATGATCATATAACCAATTTAACTATGCACAACGGAGGAGGACGTGGCAGTGTGGATTCTAAAACCGAAACACATGGCATGGCGGGTTCAATTCAAATCAGATTCCATGCTTTTCCTGACTGCCGAGCTGGCCTTAACAATGGTCACAACTGGACTcaacttaattttctttttcatctttttcgtttcttattttctgaATTCAACcgatttattaattaataagcTAATTATTACGTCATCCACGTGTTGGTTCTTATTCTTTCCTTGCATTTCCTTTTATTTTGTATACATTCTTCTCTGgatatttcttttcttgttttttttcaaaagaaaaaggcACCTTCATTTTATTAACTaattaagaaaatgaataaataaataaataaataaaaggttattattaaagaataaaaatggtaattaattggagaataaTTAGGGTTGATGTGGCGGAGATATAGAGTCCTTGTTGGAATTGGTCTGTTTTATTCTCTAGACCTCTCTGGCGGACGTCCGAatgtaaagaaagaaagaaagaaagagtcTACTACGTTGCAGTGCTTTGCAAAATGAACGGACAGCTGGCGGTCACCACCCACTTTGAATTCTCCACTTTTTTGGaattaataattagaaaatGTATAGAGTAAATAAAGGAAAGAACAAGAAGGTGTGGAATTTGGTTGTTGGCTGTTTGTTCTGTTGTGTTGTGTTGCTTATTTGTTGGTGGCAAAAGCAATGCCTTTTCAGGCTTCCACCAAAAACCCCTTAAAACCCTAATTCCCCCCCTTTTCCCAATCCTAATTCATGCTTCTATCTCAATTTCCATttccctttttttaaaaaaaaattatttcttaATGTAGTGATATAATATAAGAATGCATAACATATATACTAACTACCATAAAATAACATAGTTAATCATGGCTTATACCTGTCCTAATTAACAACAccatttatacatatatatatatatatacacatatacatatatttatttttatattaatgtCTTGCAACTCACCACTTTTTTCTGATTATAAATTCCCCCTTGATATTCTCGCTTCACATGTCaccatcatttttatttaaatccCAAAAGAATAACTAAcaatatttatttagaaaattagTATTATTAAAACACCTTTGATTATGTAAAATCATTGAAATTAAACATACTCCAAAGTTACTAATTTTTAAAGGTGTTTGTCCATTTTCGGACCAAAAATCACAAGAGAGCTTAGAGAAATGTGAGAAACATGCTAAGAAGAGAAGAAAccgaaaaaagagagaaaattggaACAAGCATCCAAATGAGTCCTACCCGCCCCGAGGATCAAGGTCGAAGAAACCTTATATGCGTCTCGacttatctttttttctttatgaaGGCTTACTCCTCGTGGTCCCATAAGACACCCCCAATAGTCTGCCCAAGTCACTATTATCTATTAAGAATCTTAGGTCCATCTCTAGGAGGCCATATACATCATCCTAGGTAACTTATTCCTACTTTTAGCTTGTTATACTAGTAAATATAACATAGCAAACAAAACTAATTTTCATGTGAACATAGAACAtttattgttttaatttaaaattatgaaattatTAACTATGTTAAAGTGCCCAATAAGTCCTAACAGGCCAGAGAAAAGAGTAGATAAAAAGTGTAAAAACTAAcctcaaactttttttttcttttcaaaataaagtAGTAGATAGAAAGCatatgaattaaaattaaattagagaGAAAGTAGTAGATAAAAGTAATGATAATATACAACACCAATCTATAccaatcttttaatttaaaaaaataataagtgACCAAATTAAATTATGTAATTCACCGACCAAAAGAACACATGAATTGAAATTTCCCAAATTACCTATAAAACAAGGTAGGAacattttgcaaaaaaaaaaaaaaaaaaaaaaatgcacatGGGAATCTCTGATAACTACACTTAAAATATTCTCTAATGGAgatttcaaaaataacaaagaagATCATTTTTGTATTATTCTTCTAATAACAAATCcaattcaaatattttagacaaaattaaatttcgaaaaataatattcaatatattaaatatttttacggggttttccaaaataaaaaacaaattaaaacaaaatccatttttctattgagatttttttttaaaaaaaattgggttCATTAGGTTCATAGACGTTTAAGAGTGCTTAATAAATATTCAAACTTtcatatttatttcaaatagatttctaaaatttttagCCATACATTTAAtgggttttttcttttatccatTCAACACGCATATATTTGTTTAAATTCACGAATactttaataatttatataatttgataaatttttcgtaaatattatttaatttatgacAACGATTTTATACCATAGATTAAATTAGAACTTTCACTGCATAATAAATATACAACTTTATAATTTTactaaagagaaaaaaaggcattaattaatgaaattatcgTATTTGTGTTCagaaagtaaaataataataataactatatttattatttaattgaaagaaaaaaaaaaaaaaagacaaagacAAAGTATTCTTTACTTGCTGAAGCAGACAGGGACTCAAGAGCCAACAAATTCCAATTATATAATTTCCTCTTTCTCATTTCTCTCTTTCACTCTCATTTCTCTCCttggagagagaagaagaagaagaagaagaagaagaagaagaaagaagaagaaacgcGCACAATCAAACCGCGTTTTGGTAAAGTAAACTCaacccttcttcttcattcccCATACCCATCCCATCAAATTTAATTCCCCATTTCAATCCGTTCCTCCAAAAATGGCATCTCAGGTTCTTCATTCCCCCCTCCGATTACCCTTTATCGCCTtctctcttctccttctcctccCTTTCTCCTCCGCCATTCGTACTTTCCGTTACCCACCTGCCGGATTCGCTGATTTCTCCCGTTTCTCCGAGGCCCCCGAGTACAGGAACGGCGCCGATTGCCCTTCTTCCTCCGCTGGTGACACGGCCTCTTCCTGTGACCCATCTTTAGTCCACATCGCAATGACCTTGGATTCTGAGTACGTTCGAGGCTCCGTTGCTGCCATTCACTCCGTTCTCAAACACGCCTCCTGCCCAGAAAACGTCTTCTTCCATTTTATCGCCGCTGAGTTCGACCAAGCTACCCCACGAGAACTCACTAAACTCGTCCGATCCACTTTCCCTTCTCTTAATTTTAAGGTTTATATCTTTAGAGAAGACACTGTAATCAATTTAATTTCCTCTTCCATTCGTTTAGCTTTAGAGAATCCTTTGAACTACGCTAGAAATTACTTGGGTGACATTCTTGATTCTTGCGTTGACCGTGTCATTTACCTTGACTCCGACGTTGTGGTCGTCGACGACATTCACAAGCTCTGGAACATCAAACTCACCGATTCTCGGGTCATCGGAGCACCCGAGTATTGCCATGCCAATTTCACCAACTACTTCACCGAGAAATTCTGGTCCGACCCGGTTCTTTCCCGTGTCTTCTCTTCCAGAAACCCCTGTTACTTCAACACCGGAGTTATGGTCATGGATTTATCCAGATGGAGACTCGGGAATTACAAGAAGAAGATCGAAAGCTGGATGGAATTACAAAAACGCACTCGGATTTACGATCTGGGTTCCCTCCCACCGTTCCTCCTCGTCTTTGCCGGAAATGTGGAGCCAATCGACCACCGGTGGAACCAGCACGGACTCGGTGGTGACAATGTGAAAGATAGCTGTAGAACGCTGCATCCGGGTCCAGTGAGTTTACTCCATTGGAGTGGAAAGGGGAAGCCATGGGTAAGATTGGATGATAATAAACCTTGCCTTCTTGATCATCTATGGAAGCCGTATGATCTTTACAGATCAACAGATTCGACGTCGCCGGCACCGTCGTCGTATTCATCGACATTGATTAGTTATTTAAGTTATTAGATAATGAAGATTGATTCTTTGGTACAGAGTCACCGATTCTTTGATTGATTAGCGGTGTGTACAGACAGACAGACAGAAAGACAGACAGATTTTGGAAGAGGGGTTGATGATGGATGATTGATcctaattaaattatttttatacaaGATTATTGAATCAATTGATGTAATTGGATTATTGGGGAACAAAATTCTGGCGTGGGTGTTTGTGGGGATGGATTCTTTTTGTATGTAGCGAAAGAGAATGGAATTTGTTGATTATTGAGAGATTTGAATGTTATGAAATGTGAAAGGAAATGAATAACACAGGCTGTCCAAGCATCTATCTATGTGTTCATGTTTTTAGGCATTTTTGCCgtcttaaaataaaaataatgtcACATAAATGCTTGAACTCAATTATATAAATAAGGTACCTATAATTTAGTAACAAAGTTTCCAATTTTATAATTATAGTTATAAGGAAGGATAAAGCTATCCCTATTTTCCATTAATAAATATATTGTGAACttttaaatatcttttccttttctatgtttattgctttcctttttacaaaatcaaatcaaaagttgaaaaattaaaacaattttttttttaattttcctaaaaaatcAACAACATGATTATTAAATGGAACATGAGTGGTTGTTTTATGAAAGATGGATTAATTTTTAATGTTGGTGCTAGAAACTTtcaatttacaaaaaaaaaaaaatagaaaaagaaaaggaaaaagaaaaaaaaaagaaagaaaagtatgGATGCACATATCAAGATATCAATGGATATTCTAATTATTTGTTACAAGTATGAATGGACATCGATCGGTCGAAGTTGATTCTTTGACTAAACCACTATCAAAATCAACTATAGTAAGTTTAGTAGAtgtttaaaatgatatcaacTATCAAGGAGTAAAAGTCGATTGGTACGTTGATCAATCAGTTTAActctttaaaaatatttttgaaatttgttaaTTTAGAATTTTACAAAACCAACATGAACCAACCCTCTCTCCTTCTCCAACCGATCGCTTGATTTTTCGATTAATCATACTGACCCATAGTTAAAACAACAATAAAAACATAATTGAGTGGACAAACACATTATTTTGATCATCATAACTTAGCTCAACTGATATTTTGAGTGTGCTAGTAATCACGAAGTttctgaataaaaaaaaaaaaaagaaaagacattATTATCATCGTAAAGGTCTTGTTAATTTccaaacttttaaatttgtcaACTAACTATTAtacatttttgaaaaattaaaatgaaatagaaaaaagaaatggacATTAAAGTTTCGAGATTAACCTTATAATTAATATCCAAAGGAAACTTTTAGATTTTGCAAAAGGACAAATTTAACCctatacataaaaaaaaaaaaaaaaaaaaaaagtagtagaTAACGTAGTGTAACGACTCTAAAATTCGAAAGGGCATAAAACCTAAACACATCAATTTGTTAATAACATTTCTTaaaaaggtaaaattttagtAGAAATAAAACTTCaactttcttgttttttttttccacacattcatttctttttattgtcATGTGAttgcaaataaataaataaataacattttGCTTTATTATGGTGGCTTAAAGTTGAAAAGGTAAATGGGATAATTTTGGAGTTTGGTTGAATTCAACGCCAAGAGAGGAGAGAACCaatttccttttatttatttatttatttcatcatcatattaataaataataaatattttttgtatttaaaatgGTACGAAATTAGGGTTAGACTTTGTAAATGATACCATTTACCCACGTGGGGAGGAAAAcgccaattttaattttgaggtTTACGAGACATCAACTTGCTATTATTCTAATTTTCATTCTTTATATAAAATCAAAATGATTTTCAACTTCAAGGTTGAATTATTCCATTAATTTCctaaatatactttttttttttaaaagcagGTAGGCTGTATTGttgttataattattattattaagctTAATTTCCACGGAAACTCGGTTTAGTACTTTATTAACATTGTcatttaaaagaataattaattatattattttaaaccATACTATTGATAACTTATTCATTTCGATTATatctttaaaatttaattatattaattgtatcggTTTAAAGTGTATATCGAGTCCTTTTATGGATTAAATTTTTAGATTACATCCgattttactattattattatttttatttcaagcATGCTTCAACGTGTCTTCAAACATCGATTTAATGAAATGGATGATTAAAATTATTGTACGGTTGattctaaaagaaaattgaaactattgcaaaaagaaattaattgaAAGTCTTTTCCCAAACTAAATATAAAGAATATAAATTGGtacattaacaaaaaaaaaaaaaaaatcaggttttgaattgattcaataaatagaatttataagtgtaaattgatatttttcgTCTTGAATCAAATATCAATTTACACTTATAAACACCGTCAATTGACAAACGAGAGAATAAGTTCTTTTATCTTAGAAGAAGTGTGATGTCCTTTTGTTTTTTTGCAATACATGATTTTCAACGAACCTCATCAATAAGTTGTCTCTTTTGAGTCTATCATTCTTAATCAAAACTAaatttcttcttattatttttaattagatCGAATATCCGTTTTAGATAATAGCATTCAATATTATTATGTTAGATAACATTAAGTTTTATTTAGAAATCATTCGACAATTATAACAAGAGTAGTAACCTATCTATCTTCTAAGGAGTATGAAAAATCCTTTGCTTTTTTCAATGTACGTGTGAGATTTTCATCGTCAAATACCCTAacattatttataattaattacgaGTCCTAACAcatttcttttatcatttttaacacactacataacacattagatcgAAAGTAAGTACTCTAattaactttttgtttttttttttctaatttcataCTTAAATGCATACtaattatttgaaattaaaaagttgGTTGGTACACATCTAGCCAAcgaatttatatttatatgttaGGTAATGATGTATGGTTTTAAATACACGTTGAGAaagcaaagaagaaaagaacaacGTCGTCTCCAATTGTTGTTTTCCAAAGTTTTTCATATTCTTTGAACCGAAACTAAAAAGTTGATGATGAATCAAACTTAATAAAAACCATATACAATCCCACACACAACAAACTATTATACTGTCATTATTCCACCATTTTggttttttgaaattattccataatatttcaaataataaactaattacgATAATCGAACATTTTAACCACAAACGATAAAAAGAATTGAATTCTCAAATTTTATACAATCGGTATAATCTATATAATTGTGTAAGAGATgtatatgttttaaaatttggaTAAGTTGGAAGctccatttttaattttgatagtTTAAGGATATAACAGCGAAACAAAAAGTAGTTTTTATAATTTGTTGTGTACTAATTTACACAACTTCGTAAGCTTTATATTCTTTTATTGACTTTGACATCTTTTATACTCTTTTGTTTTGTACGTTTTTATTCTCTTGATAGGctaaatttatgtttaaattaaggaaaagaaaataaatattaaagatatgtcaaagtaaacaaaaatgtttataaaatatagaaaaatttcatattctatctaTATCTGTTGCAggtataattttaaattttgtaaatattttcatttacaataattttctaaattttattgttATGGACATAATCTAAACTCCACGTGAAGGTAACTTCTCGAGGACgtatttaaaaaagaatttcGCATATCTCTATACCTACGAATACAATGCATTTTTATATGAGATTATCATATTTACAAGCCTATAACTTCAAGATTTGTTTTTTCTCTGTTTGCCAACCTCATatacaaattcaaaatttgaaacatTCAAAACAAAGACGAATAATAAAACAATGGTACTAAGAAAATGTCATGTGAAGTCGATGCTCTCAAACGATGACCTTATGTATAGTTTTTCATTCCATTTTAACttataaacaaaatttgaaaacttgGAAGCATTAGTTAAGGAATCATTTTCACATTTTCATACCTATTACCAACCACATTTCATACACCTCTTCTACGTAAATCAAACatcattatcatcatcatttgttgcattatattatttcaaattagTTGGTACCTATATTACTCATCATTTTTATGTTAGGTATAATCATGGTATTATTTTAAATACATTCCCAAGCTAGAAGATATATATAAGTTACGTCTACTCCAATCCTTAGTGAATTTTTGTAAAAGttgatgatatatatatatcaaacttaaataaataatacacAATCCCGTACAATATAATAACTTATCAACAAACTTAGTATATGTTCAAGAGACTCAAGTTCTCTAATTCAAATATTTATGCTCTTTATCAATAAACATAGTAACTAGTAGTAAAATTGTCATTCAATCTATTTTAAAtccatatatgtatatatcttATTTTACTAAACTATAAAGCTTTTCGTTTAACAAATCTTTTTAGATTTGGGGAAAAGTAATAACGGTCgaaatataaagaaaagagagaagagaaagatATAAATTGGAAAAGAGAAGTGGGTTATGTGGAATTGGTCAGACGTGAGGAGGGGATAGCATATTAATGGTAATGGTCGGATCACATGCTCAATAATTCAAATTTGTTCTCAAAATTAGATGGGGCCAAAAGGAAGTTAGAAATAATGTATAATATAAAGTCCTAAAATaggttttaaataaaaaaaaaaaaagagagagagagagagatgagatcATGAGATGAGTATAGGGTGTCAGTGGATGAAACGTTTTGGCAGAGCTCATGGGTTATTCCTTTCATATAGGCTTTGTTTTCTCATAGTTTTGTTCTTTCATGCCAATTTCATCTTTGATTTTTAAAAACCCAAAAAACAACATGAAGTAATCTTTATAGTTCTaagttttataaataaaaataaaagtctatttgagttttg
This window encodes:
- the LOC103489050 gene encoding probable galacturonosyltransferase-like 8, producing the protein MASQVLHSPLRLPFIAFSLLLLLPFSSAIRTFRYPPAGFADFSRFSEAPEYRNGADCPSSSAGDTASSCDPSLVHIAMTLDSEYVRGSVAAIHSVLKHASCPENVFFHFIAAEFDQATPRELTKLVRSTFPSLNFKVYIFREDTVINLISSSIRLALENPLNYARNYLGDILDSCVDRVIYLDSDVVVVDDIHKLWNIKLTDSRVIGAPEYCHANFTNYFTEKFWSDPVLSRVFSSRNPCYFNTGVMVMDLSRWRLGNYKKKIESWMELQKRTRIYDLGSLPPFLLVFAGNVEPIDHRWNQHGLGGDNVKDSCRTLHPGPVSLLHWSGKGKPWVRLDDNKPCLLDHLWKPYDLYRSTDSTSPAPSSYSSTLISYLSY